A window from Zingiber officinale cultivar Zhangliang chromosome 7A, Zo_v1.1, whole genome shotgun sequence encodes these proteins:
- the LOC121999305 gene encoding single-stranded DNA-binding protein, mitochondrial-like → MISFDDGKDNNGIEADFVGGKKDLEPQGVDPIKSWNFRVVHKAIICGKIGHAPIQKILRNGKIATIFTVGTGGMYDQRISGNEHLPRPTQWHRIAVHNENLGAFSIQQLAKNSSVLVEGDIETRVYNDGITGQVKNIPEICVRHDGM, encoded by the exons ATGATATCATTTGATGATGGCAAAGATAATAATGGCATCGAGGCTGATTTTGTTGGAGGGAAGAAAGATTTGGAGCCACAAGGTGTAGACCCCATTAAGAGTTGGAACTTCAGAGTAGTGCATAAG GCAATTATTTGTGGCAAAATTGGCCACGCTCCGATACAGAAGATATTAAGAAACGGTAAGATAGCGACCATATTTACTGTTGGAACAGGTGGTATGTATGATCAAAGAATTAGTGGAAATGAGCATTTGCCCAGACCAACTCAGTGGCACCGAATTGCTGTTCATAATGAAAACCTTGGGGCCTTTTCCATTCAACAGTTAGCAAAGAA CTCTTCTGTCTTGGTTGAGGGAGATATTGAAACTAGAGTATACAATGACGGTATCACTGGCCAGGTGAAAAATATACCGGAAATCTGTGTGCGTCATGATGGTATGTAG
- the LOC122000031 gene encoding FCS-Like Zinc finger 8-like, whose protein sequence is MQRERSIRVAGKPSPSSSHADTKGKNLSSPLFLFPNLNPTSILEPKRSPFSKRPPKAPLLELQSEPIGLAILDALVDDKENGKMVLFGSQLKVRIPSMESLRSPIEFGVKNKESQLALVSPGRPLSPAVTASATELETLESYTCVISRGSNPKTTHIFDDCVLESCGDWRSSIYSTQEEQH, encoded by the coding sequence ATGCAGAGGGAGAGAAGTATACGAGTTGCCGGCAAACCCTCGCCTTCTTCCAGCCATGCCGACACCAAGGGCAAAAATCTCTCCTCGCCTTTGTTCCTCTTCCCCAATCTAAACCCTACCTCCATTCTCGAACCCAAACGCTCGCCGTTCTCGAAGCGGCCGCCCAAGGCGCCTCTATTGGAATTGCAGTCGGAGCCAATCGGCCTCGCCATTCTCGACGCTCTCGTCGACGACAAAGAGAACGGAAAGATGGTCTTGTTTGGATCGCAGTTGAAGGTCCGAATCCCATCCATGGAGTCGCTACGCTCGCCCATTGAGTTCGGCGTCAAGAACAAGGAATCCCAGTTGGCGTTGGTCTCCCCTGGCCGACCCCTCTCGCCGGCCGTGACCGCGTCGGCGACGGAATTGGAGACGTTGGAGAGCTACACTTGCGTGATCTCACGCGGTTCGAATCCGAAGACCACCCATATTTTTGATGACTGCGTCTTGGAGAGCTGTGGCGACTGGCGATCATCAATTTACTCCACTCAGGAAGAGCAGCACTAG